A window of Roseateles sp. XES5 genomic DNA:
TTGGGACGCGGAATTTGGGAGGGAATGATCAAAAGCTATCTTTATTTCTGAACATATTAAATAGTGTGGTGATACGATTGCTGTAGTTTTCAGCAATTCAGGGAGCAAGAATTGAAAGCTCTTGTAGAGTTGTTCTGGTTTAAGTATTCGCAACTCCAGCATGCAATAAAGACTGGAAATGAGAAGCTCATTTCCATGCTGGACAGGGAAATCGAACCGGCCCTCGCGGCCGTGTTGCAGAAGGAGGCCAAGGATGTCTCCGAACTCCGCACCCAGTTCCAACTCGTGGTGGATCTCCTTCGGGAAGAATCGGAAGACAAGGCCTGCGTGCTCCGGCAGGCGCATCATTTCAAACACTTGCTGGACCGCTATTTCGGCACCGAGGAGGCTGCGCGTTCGTTCGGCCTGAGCCCGCCGAACGATCTGCGGCCCTTGACCGCGCCGCGCGTGGTGGAAGACGGGCTGCTCAACGAGGCGATCCTCGACAGCCTGCCGGACCGCGTGGCCGTGATCACGACGGATTACCGCTACCTCTATTCCAATCCGCTGAATGCCGAGCGTTTCAGCGAAAAGCCCATCGACCTCGTGGGGCGTCATGTGGTCGAGTTCATCGGCATGCCGCGTTTCGAGAGCCGCGTGAAGCGGCATCTCGACCGCTGCTTTGCGGGGGAGGTGGTCGAATACGACTATATTTCCTCGCGCCGCGGCAATGCCATCACGCGCTGCCGCATGACGCCCTGCCAGTCGGCCACCGGCAGCGTGCTCGGCGCCATCCTCGTGCTGCAGGAACTGACCGAGCTGCGCGACCCGATGGCGGCATAGACGCCTGGAGCCGCTCCAGCCGAAGCGGCAGGACAGGGAACCGTTCCGCAACCCTGACTTCGCCTGACGTGCCCTAGGACGCCAGGCGCGTCTCGCGCAGCATGAACTGCTGCTCGAAGGCGATGTGGCGACGGATCGACTCGAAGAAGCCGCGGAGCATGTAGCCCGCGGCTTCCGCGTTTACGGTCCCGTCGCCGATGCCGAGCCGCGTGAGCGTGTCGGTGAGCTCCTCCGCGAAGCATTCGTCCTCGACATGCTCGAACTTCAGCCGGGCGATGGCCTCGGCCAGTTCCTCGTCGCCGGAGCCCTTGATCTCCAGCATCGGGAAGAGGGCTTCCTCCTCGTAGCGGTGGATGCCGTTGATCAGCGGGATCAGCGACTTTGCGGCATAGATGCATTTCTGCCGGTTGATGTTCGCCGGCAGGCTGTCGGCGATTTCCTCCAGCGCCGCGCAGAGCGTGAGCTGGGCGTCATGGGCCCTTTTCAGCCATTCGAGCGAAACGGCGTCCGTCGGGCGATCCGAGAGCAACCGGGCGATGCCTGTGTAATCCGTCATGTTCTGCTTCCTCGTTTGGGAAGAGCCGCGGGCGCTGCGACGCGCGGCTGCGTCAACCTGTCCCTTGATGCCGCCAGCTTCCGTGCGTCGCCTTGATCCATGTCAAGGATGCTGGCGGGCGCATCTGCGAAGGCTCAGTCGAGCGCAAGGGCCGATTCCGCGCGGGAACCGGTCACTGCGGGAAATTGACGAGTTGGGGGATGCCAACGATGAAATATGTAACGGAAACGATCGTCCTGGCCGTGGGGGCGTTCATCGCCCTTCTCGGCGCGGCCTTTGCCCAGGACCGGCTCTTCGAGGCCCATATGTGGGTCCTCTTCTTCGTGCTGCTGGCCGGCACGCTTGTCATGGTGCGGCGCGTCTCCTTCGCGCCGGCCGGACCCGCTCCATCCGCGGTGGATGACGGCGGCTATTTCGACGATGTCGTCAAATACGGCGTCATTGCCACCGTGTTCTGGGGCGTCGTCGGCTTCCTGGTCGGCGTCTTCGTCGCGGCCCAGCTCGCTTTCCCCGATCTCAACATCGAGCCCTGGCTGAGTTACGGTCGCTTGCGCCCGCTGCACACCAATGCCGTGATCTTCGCCTTCGGCGGCTGCGCATTGTTCGCCACGTCCTATCACGTGGTTCAGCGCACCTCGCGCGCCCGTCTCTTCGGCGGCAATCTCGGCTGGTTCGTGTTCTGGGGCTACCAGCTCTTCATCGTCATGGCCGCCACCGGCTATCTGCTCGGCATCACGCAGGGCAGGGAATATGCCGAGCCGGAATGGTATGTCGACCTGTGGCTGACCGTCGTCTGGGTCGCCTATCTGATCGCCTTCCTCGGCACGATCATGACGCGCAAGGAACCGCACATCTATGTGGCGAACTGGTTCTATCTCGCCTTCATCGTCACCATCGCCATGCTGCACATCGTCAACAACCTGGCGGTGCCTGCCTCGTTCCTCGGCGTGAAGAGCTACTCGGCCTATGCCGGCGTGCAGGACGCCATGGTGCAGTGGTGGTACGGCCATAACGCGGTGGGCTTCTTCCTGACCGCAGGCTTCCTGGGCATGATGTATTACTACATCCCCAAGCAGGCCGGCCGCCCGGTGTACAGCTATCGCCTGTCCATCGTGCACTTCTGGGCCCTGATCTTCACCTATATGTGGGCGGGTCCCCACCACCTGCACTACACCGCGCTGCCCGACTGGGCGCAGAGCGTGGGCATGGTCTTCTCCCTGGTGCTGCTGGCGCCCAGCTGGGGCGGCATGATCAACGGCATCATGACCCTCAGCGGTGCCTGGCACAAGCTGCGTGACGACCCGATCCTGAAGTTCCTGATCGTCTCGCTTAGCTTCTACGGCATGTCGACCTTCGAGGGGCCGATGATGTCGATCAAGACGGTCAACGCCCTGAGCCACTACACGGACTGGACCGTGGGCCATGTGCACTCCGGTGCCCTGGGCTGGGTGGGCCTGATCTCCATGGGCGCGGTCTACTTCCTCGTCCCGAAGCTGTGGAAGCGCGAACGGCTCTACTCGATCCGCATGGTCAACTGGCACTTCTGGCTCGCCACGCTCGGCATCGTCGTCTACGCGGCCGTCATGTGGGTCGCCGGCATCCAGCAGGGCCTGATGTGGCGCGAATACGACGAGCAGGGCTTCCTGGTCTACTCGTTCGCCGAAACGGTCGCGGCCATGTTCCCCTACTACGTGCTGCGCGCCGTCGGCGGCGGGCTGTTCCTCCTGGGGGCACTCATCATGGCCTACAACGTGACCATGACAATCCTCGGCTACCAGCGTGACGAGGCCCCGATCCCGGGCGCCGCGCCCGCGCTCCAGCCGGCCGAATAGGAGGGGACACGATGTCCATTCTTGATAAACACGCCATCCTCGAACGCAACGCGACGCTTCTCCTCGTCGGCTCGCTGCTCGTCGTCTCCATCGGCGGCATCGTCGAGATCGCCCCGCTGTTCTACCTGGAAAACACCATCGAGAAGGTGGAGGGCATGCGGCCTTATTCGCCGCTGGAGCTCGCCGGTCGCGACATCTATGTCCGCGAGGGCTGCTACGTCTGTCACAGCCAGATGATCCGGCCGTTCCGCGACGAGGTGGAACGCTACGGGCATTATTCGCTGGCGGCGGAATCGATGTACGATCATCCGTTCCAGTGGGGTTCGAAGCGCACGGGGCCGGACCTTGCCCGCGTCGGCGACCGCTACTCCAACGAGTGGCACGTCCAGCACCTGATCGAGCCGCGTTCGGTCGTGCCGGAATCGGTGATGCCGAGCTATGCCTTCCTCAAGGAGACGCCGGTCGATGTGAAGAACATCACGATGCATCTGGAAGCCAACCGCAAGGTCGGCGTCCCCTATACGGACGAGATGATCGCCAATGCCGCGGCCGACATGAAGGCGCAGGCCGATCCGAATGCCGACACGTCCGGCGTCGAGGGCCGCTACCCGAAGGCCAAGCTCGGCGATTTCGACGGCGACCCCGCCAAGCTCACCGAAATGGATGCGCTGGTCGCCTATCTGCAGATGCTCGGCACGCTGGTGGACTTCTCCACCTATGACGACGCCGCCGGTTACCGCTGAGGAGGCCGCCATGGAAACCTATACCGCCATGCGCCACTTCGCCGACAGCTGGGGCCTGCTCGCCATGACGCTGTTCTTCGCGGCCGTCGTTCTCTTCACCCTTCGCCCCGGCGCCCGCAAGGCCGCCGAACGGGCGGCTGAAATCCCTCTCAAGGAGGACTGATCATGGCCGAGAAACACATCGATGAAATCTCGGGCGTCGAAACCACCGGCCACGAATGGGACGGCATCCGCGAACTGAACAACCCGATGCCGCGCTGGTGGGTCTGGTCGTTCTACGCCACTATCCTCTGGGCCATCGGCTACGCCATCGCC
This region includes:
- a CDS encoding cbb3-type cytochrome c oxidase subunit 3 produces the protein METYTAMRHFADSWGLLAMTLFFAAVVLFTLRPGARKAAERAAEIPLKED
- a CDS encoding PAS domain-containing protein, with protein sequence MLDREIEPALAAVLQKEAKDVSELRTQFQLVVDLLREESEDKACVLRQAHHFKHLLDRYFGTEEAARSFGLSPPNDLRPLTAPRVVEDGLLNEAILDSLPDRVAVITTDYRYLYSNPLNAERFSEKPIDLVGRHVVEFIGMPRFESRVKRHLDRCFAGEVVEYDYISSRRGNAITRCRMTPCQSATGSVLGAILVLQELTELRDPMAA
- the ccoO gene encoding cytochrome-c oxidase, cbb3-type subunit II: MSILDKHAILERNATLLLVGSLLVVSIGGIVEIAPLFYLENTIEKVEGMRPYSPLELAGRDIYVREGCYVCHSQMIRPFRDEVERYGHYSLAAESMYDHPFQWGSKRTGPDLARVGDRYSNEWHVQHLIEPRSVVPESVMPSYAFLKETPVDVKNITMHLEANRKVGVPYTDEMIANAAADMKAQADPNADTSGVEGRYPKAKLGDFDGDPAKLTEMDALVAYLQMLGTLVDFSTYDDAAGYR
- the ccoN gene encoding cytochrome-c oxidase, cbb3-type subunit I, whose product is MVRRVSFAPAGPAPSAVDDGGYFDDVVKYGVIATVFWGVVGFLVGVFVAAQLAFPDLNIEPWLSYGRLRPLHTNAVIFAFGGCALFATSYHVVQRTSRARLFGGNLGWFVFWGYQLFIVMAATGYLLGITQGREYAEPEWYVDLWLTVVWVAYLIAFLGTIMTRKEPHIYVANWFYLAFIVTIAMLHIVNNLAVPASFLGVKSYSAYAGVQDAMVQWWYGHNAVGFFLTAGFLGMMYYYIPKQAGRPVYSYRLSIVHFWALIFTYMWAGPHHLHYTALPDWAQSVGMVFSLVLLAPSWGGMINGIMTLSGAWHKLRDDPILKFLIVSLSFYGMSTFEGPMMSIKTVNALSHYTDWTVGHVHSGALGWVGLISMGAVYFLVPKLWKRERLYSIRMVNWHFWLATLGIVVYAAVMWVAGIQQGLMWREYDEQGFLVYSFAETVAAMFPYYVLRAVGGGLFLLGALIMAYNVTMTILGYQRDEAPIPGAAPALQPAE
- a CDS encoding hemerythrin domain-containing protein; amino-acid sequence: MTDYTGIARLLSDRPTDAVSLEWLKRAHDAQLTLCAALEEIADSLPANINRQKCIYAAKSLIPLINGIHRYEEEALFPMLEIKGSGDEELAEAIARLKFEHVEDECFAEELTDTLTRLGIGDGTVNAEAAGYMLRGFFESIRRHIAFEQQFMLRETRLAS